The sequence GCCGCGCGCCTGGGCGCGATCCCGCTCGAGGCCGAGAGCGCGGACGAGGGGCGCGCGGCGTCGGTGCGCGCCGGGGTTCGCGCCGTGCGCGCGGACAGCGCGGGCCTGCTCTTCGCGCTCGCGGACCAGCCGTTCCTGGCGCCAGAGGATTTCGAGCGGCTCTTGGCCGAGTTCCGCGCGAATCCGTCTTCGATCGTGCGCGCGCAATACGGCGAAGCGGCCGGCTCGCCGGTCGTCTTCGCGCGCGGCTACTTCGCCGAGCTTCTGGAGCTTCGCGGCCGCGAGGGCGGGCGCAGCGTGATCGCGCGTCACCCCGACGCCGTGCGCGCCGTCGACCTGCCCCCCGCGCACGGCCGCGACCTCGACCGACCCGAGGACTGGCCGCGCCAGTGAGTCGGGCTAAACTGCGCCGCGCCATGGAAAGAACCCTATCGATCGTGAAGCCCGACGCCGTCCGGGCAGGTAAGCTCGGCGGCGTGCTCGACATGATCGAGGCCTCGGGCCTCCGAATCGTGGCGATGAAGATGATGCAGCTCGACCAGACCCGGGCGGAGGGCTTCTACGCCGTCCACCGCGAGCGCCCGTTCTTCAAGGACCTGGTCAAGTTCATGACCTCGGGGCCGGTCGTGGTCAGCGTGCTCGAAGGCGACGACGCGATCTCGCGCTACCGCAAGCTGATGGGCGCGACCAACCCCGAGAAGGCCGACCCCGGGACGATCCGCAAGAAGTTCGCGACCGACATCGAGAAGAACGCGGTGCACGGCTCCGACGCCCCCGAGACCGCGAAGGTCGAGATCGCCTACTTCTTCGCCGAGACGGAGCTGGTCAAGCGCTAGAAGAGCGCGACCGCCTACTTGTACCCGATCGCGATCAGCACCATGACGAGCAGGTACGAGGTGACGAGGAACAGGTTTCGGCGCAGGGCGCTGCTCGACGGGGGATTCGGTTGCGCGGTGTCCATCTCCATCTCCTTCGGAAGCTTGCGGCGTCGGCTATAGGCCGACGGCCGCGGGCTCGGCCTTCGGCGCGAGCAGTCGGTCGAAGTGATCGGCCGCACGCGACATCGTCCACCAGAAGAACGGGAAGACCGAGTAGTGGCCGCAGGGCAGCTTGTACCAGCGAGGCCGACCGAGGGCTTCCCATAGCTGTTGCGCGTTCTCGGAGGGGATCACCGAGTCGAAGCGAGCGGACGCCATCTCGACCGTGCTCGGATCGAGCGATGCGGCGTAGGTCAGCGGATCGACGGACTCGGTGTAGG is a genomic window of Deltaproteobacteria bacterium containing:
- a CDS encoding nucleotidyltransferase family protein — encoded protein: MSAADRAPVIEACVLAAGRGSRMGAAKHLLALEGVPLLERVVRALSRTSVARISVVLAPGDVDGRALAARLGAIPLEAESADEGRAASVRAGVRAVRADSAGLLFALADQPFLAPEDFERLLAEFRANPSSIVRAQYGEAAGSPVVFARGYFAELLELRGREGGRSVIARHPDAVRAVDLPPAHGRDLDRPEDWPRQ
- a CDS encoding nucleoside-diphosphate kinase, with amino-acid sequence MERTLSIVKPDAVRAGKLGGVLDMIEASGLRIVAMKMMQLDQTRAEGFYAVHRERPFFKDLVKFMTSGPVVVSVLEGDDAISRYRKLMGATNPEKADPGTIRKKFATDIEKNAVHGSDAPETAKVEIAYFFAETELVKR